AACGGATGTAGCTAACTCAGCGAAAGGAGTATATAACCATGCCTAAAGAACTGATGAGCCTTAGCTTCAATAATCGGGCAGAAGTAATTGCTTTCCCTATACTTCCTGAGAGCATAGAGATTAGCGATGGTAATAACAGCAAAACTTATACGACGGTGGGATTAGGTGAAATCAACGTGATTAAAGACCCTAAGCTCACCGTTTATAAATTTAGCAGCGAGTTTCCGAATCAAGCCTATCCGTGGGTTGTCTATCCGGATAATTTGTTATCGCCAGCTCAATATGTAAAGTACATTGAGACGTGGAGCAAAACGAAAAAACCAGTCCGATTTATATACACTGGAGAAAGCTTTGACATTAACGAGGCCGTTTCAATTGAATCATTTGATTGGAAAGAGGTAGCTGGCACAGGTGGAGACATAGAATTTAGTATCACATTAAAAAAGTACCTGTTCTATGGAGCCAAGCAAGCAAAGGTATTAAGCGATCTAGCAGATCCTAAAAAGAAAGTTGTACAAAAGAAATCTGCTCCACGTCCTTCTGATCGACAGCCACCTAAGACACACAAAATAGTCGCTGGTGATGATTTATGGTCCATTGCAAAGAAGACATACGGTAATGGCGCTAGATACAAGGAAATCCAAAAACTAAATGGGTTAACTGATGCACAGGTAAAGAAATTAAAAGTTGGAACAGTACTTAAAATGCCTAAATAGGAGGGGAGTACCGATTGGAATTATTAATTGATAACAAGAAGGGAAATGTTTGGGACATAACAGACATTACAA
This is a stretch of genomic DNA from Brevibacillus laterosporus DSM 25. It encodes these proteins:
- a CDS encoding LysM peptidoglycan-binding domain-containing protein, which encodes MPKELMSLSFNNRAEVIAFPILPESIEISDGNNSKTYTTVGLGEINVIKDPKLTVYKFSSEFPNQAYPWVVYPDNLLSPAQYVKYIETWSKTKKPVRFIYTGESFDINEAVSIESFDWKEVAGTGGDIEFSITLKKYLFYGAKQAKVLSDLADPKKKVVQKKSAPRPSDRQPPKTHKIVAGDDLWSIAKKTYGNGARYKEIQKLNGLTDAQVKKLKVGTVLKMPK